One genomic window of Actinoplanes lobatus includes the following:
- a CDS encoding polyamine ABC transporter substrate-binding protein — MTRSRLGRRDALRLGGLSAMGAFLAACGVEGKGKPQASVAPDAVAKFWANKTQNGKLNFAGWPLYMDPKKPELKKFTQKTGIQVTYDEVIQEMAPWFAKVQPQLSAGQSIGYDVMVITNSSQFGQFRDSGFLAPLDHAKLPNYAANAAKSYANSSYDPGNVFSIPYASGITGIAYDPSKIKEPITKLSDLWNPKYKGKVGMFRDVQELGNFGLLAAGIDPAKSTETDWQKAAAELQKQKDAGIVRNYYDQSYVDALGKGEVWITMAWSGDIFQKNVSDGTNFKFVIPEDGGTIWTDNMAIPVTAENPVDAIMLMDFLYELENATTLAEYINYVCPVPAAQAQMRKHAAALTGEDKEYLLSVAESPLVFPGETEYDRLHYYVDFNTAEEKKDFERVFQPIVLG; from the coding sequence ATGACGCGTTCCCGGCTCGGCCGGCGTGACGCGCTGCGCCTCGGCGGGTTGTCGGCGATGGGCGCATTCCTCGCCGCGTGCGGCGTGGAGGGCAAGGGCAAGCCGCAGGCCAGTGTGGCACCCGACGCCGTCGCCAAGTTCTGGGCCAACAAGACGCAGAACGGCAAGCTCAACTTCGCCGGCTGGCCGCTCTACATGGACCCGAAGAAGCCCGAGCTCAAGAAGTTCACGCAGAAGACCGGCATCCAGGTGACCTACGACGAGGTCATCCAGGAGATGGCGCCCTGGTTCGCCAAGGTGCAGCCGCAGCTGTCCGCCGGGCAGTCGATCGGCTACGACGTCATGGTCATCACCAACTCGAGCCAGTTCGGCCAGTTCCGGGACTCCGGCTTCCTGGCGCCGCTGGACCACGCGAAGCTGCCCAACTACGCGGCCAACGCCGCCAAGTCGTACGCGAACTCGTCGTACGACCCGGGCAACGTGTTCAGCATCCCGTACGCGTCCGGCATCACCGGCATCGCCTACGACCCGTCCAAGATCAAGGAACCGATCACCAAGCTGTCCGACCTGTGGAACCCGAAGTACAAGGGCAAGGTCGGCATGTTCCGCGACGTGCAGGAGCTGGGCAACTTCGGTCTGCTCGCGGCCGGCATCGACCCGGCCAAGTCGACCGAGACGGACTGGCAGAAGGCGGCGGCGGAGCTCCAGAAGCAGAAGGACGCCGGCATCGTCCGCAACTACTACGACCAGAGCTACGTCGACGCGCTCGGCAAGGGCGAGGTCTGGATCACCATGGCCTGGTCCGGTGACATCTTCCAGAAGAACGTCTCCGACGGTACGAACTTCAAGTTCGTGATCCCCGAGGACGGCGGCACGATCTGGACCGACAACATGGCCATCCCGGTCACCGCCGAGAACCCGGTCGACGCCATCATGCTGATGGACTTCCTCTACGAGCTGGAGAACGCCACCACGCTCGCCGAGTACATCAACTACGTGTGCCCGGTCCCGGCCGCGCAGGCGCAGATGAGGAAGCACGCCGCCGCGCTCACCGGCGAGGACAAGGAGTACCTGCTCTCGGTCGCGGAGAGCCCGCTGGTCTTCCCGGGCGAGACCGAGTACGACCGCCTGCACTACTACGTCGACTTCAACACCGCGGAGGAGAAGAAGGACTTCGAGCGGGTGTTCCAACCGATCGTGCTGGGGTAA
- a CDS encoding ABC transporter ATP-binding protein: MTTPPPNPAAHPAIEFVGVRKDYLSHGEAVPAVRSLDLAIGQGEFFSLLGPSGCGKTTTMRMVAGFEEPTAGRVMLDGRDVTGVAPNKRDVNMVFQSYALFPHLTVQQNVAFGLERKKVAKAEIAKRVGEMLEIVSLTGMEKRQPKEMSGGQQQRVALARALVNHPRALLLDEPLGALDLKLRQQMQIELKRIQREVGITFVYVTHDQGEALTMSDRIAVMNSGLIEQLGSPRDIYERPSTRFVAGFIGTSNLIDGRVTWTDQGFAVIDKGPGERVVVPVPGTVQVGRDLEVSVRPEKIDLHRTLPAGVNGSLLSGTVTEVVYHGTSTNYTVATSDGTDLVVFDQNAHDAEDVASRGERVFLTWAPQHSYPIGV; encoded by the coding sequence ATGACGACTCCTCCCCCCAATCCGGCCGCTCATCCGGCGATCGAGTTCGTCGGCGTGCGCAAGGACTACCTGTCGCACGGTGAGGCGGTGCCCGCCGTCAGGAGCCTGGATCTGGCGATCGGGCAGGGGGAGTTCTTCTCGCTGCTCGGCCCGTCCGGCTGCGGCAAGACGACCACGATGCGGATGGTCGCCGGCTTCGAGGAGCCGACCGCCGGCCGGGTCATGCTCGACGGCAGGGACGTGACCGGGGTCGCGCCGAACAAGCGTGACGTCAACATGGTCTTCCAGTCGTACGCCCTCTTCCCGCACCTCACCGTGCAGCAGAACGTCGCCTTCGGCCTGGAGCGCAAGAAGGTCGCCAAGGCCGAGATCGCCAAGCGGGTCGGAGAGATGCTCGAGATCGTCTCGCTGACCGGCATGGAGAAGCGGCAGCCCAAGGAGATGTCGGGCGGTCAGCAGCAGCGGGTCGCGCTGGCCCGGGCGCTGGTCAACCACCCGCGGGCGCTGCTTCTCGACGAGCCGCTCGGCGCGCTCGATCTCAAACTGCGCCAACAGATGCAGATCGAGCTGAAGCGGATCCAGCGTGAGGTGGGCATCACCTTCGTCTACGTCACCCACGACCAGGGTGAGGCACTCACCATGTCGGACCGCATCGCTGTCATGAACAGCGGCCTGATCGAGCAGCTCGGCTCGCCGCGGGACATCTACGAGCGCCCGTCGACCCGGTTCGTGGCCGGCTTCATCGGCACCTCCAATCTCATCGACGGCCGCGTGACCTGGACCGACCAGGGTTTCGCGGTCATCGACAAGGGCCCCGGCGAGCGGGTCGTGGTGCCCGTGCCGGGCACCGTGCAGGTCGGCCGGGACCTGGAGGTCTCGGTGCGGCCGGAGAAGATCGATCTACATCGGACGTTGCCCGCCGGCGTCAACGGGAGTCTGCTCTCCGGCACGGTCACCGAGGTGGTCTACCACGGCACCTCGACCAACTACACAGTGGCCACCTCCGATGGAACCGACCTCGTGGTGTTCGATCAGAATGCTCACGATGCAGAGGATGTCGCGTCTCGTGGTGAGCGCGTCTTCCTCACCTGGGCCCCGCAGCACTCGTACCCGATCGGAGTCTGA
- a CDS encoding ABC transporter permease gives MDRVKRTLSPYLLVLPGGLWLLLFFAVPMATMLSLSLQEGDIVNGFVFTGHWQNYVDSISAYQTQLIRSLVYGAITSVVLIVLAFPVAYWIAFYGGRKKATYLFLILLPFFVSFVLRTISWRMLLTDDGVLLHPLKEAGLLPADFQILGTATAVIAGLVYSFLPFMVLPIYVALERIDPRVVEAARDLYASPLTSFRKVIFPLALPGVFAGVLMTFVPATSDYVNSELLGSSETTMIGQVIQAQFLSNSDYPTASALSFTLMTVLLIGVFAYARALGTEDVMKVAAR, from the coding sequence ATGGACCGGGTAAAACGTACACTCTCCCCCTACCTGCTGGTCCTTCCCGGCGGGCTGTGGCTCCTGCTGTTCTTCGCGGTACCGATGGCCACCATGCTGTCGCTGTCGCTGCAGGAGGGCGACATCGTCAACGGGTTCGTCTTCACCGGCCACTGGCAGAACTATGTGGATTCGATCTCGGCCTACCAGACCCAGTTGATCCGTTCGCTGGTGTACGGCGCCATCACGTCGGTCGTCCTGATCGTGCTGGCGTTCCCGGTCGCATACTGGATCGCCTTCTACGGGGGTCGTAAGAAGGCGACCTACCTGTTCCTGATCCTGCTGCCGTTCTTCGTGTCGTTCGTCCTGCGCACCATCTCGTGGCGGATGCTCCTCACGGACGACGGCGTGCTGCTGCACCCCTTGAAGGAGGCCGGGTTGCTCCCGGCCGACTTCCAGATCCTCGGTACGGCGACCGCGGTCATCGCCGGCCTGGTGTACAGCTTCCTGCCGTTCATGGTGCTGCCGATCTACGTGGCGCTGGAGCGGATCGACCCGCGGGTGGTCGAGGCGGCCCGGGACCTGTACGCGTCCCCCCTCACCTCGTTCCGGAAGGTCATCTTCCCGCTGGCGCTGCCCGGTGTGTTCGCCGGCGTGCTGATGACCTTCGTACCGGCCACCTCCGACTACGTGAACTCGGAGCTGCTCGGCAGCTCCGAGACCACGATGATCGGGCAGGTCATCCAGGCGCAGTTCCTCTCGAACTCCGACTACCCGACGGCCTCGGCACTGTCCTTCACCCTGATGACGGTGCTGCTGATCGGCGTCTTCGCCTACGCCCGGGCGCTGGGCACGGAGGATGTCATGAAGGTGGCGGCCCGATGA
- a CDS encoding ABC transporter permease, whose product MRPRIGGDRLLHVYTWILIAWLILPIAVMILFGFNDPQGRYNQTWQGFTLKWYGEVFALEALTDALVVSLLIAVATALIAGALGTGMGYALGRWRFRGAGALNLLMFAAIASPELVMGSSLLSLFVSLGAPLGPVSITIAHVMFSVSFVAVVVRARVVTLDRSLEEAAADLGASGWTTFWKVIFPIILPAILSGVMLAFALSIDDFVITNFTAGTTQTFPLWIWGSTRVGLPPQVNVMGTMIFAGGVLLAVLTNIRSRPRKKAA is encoded by the coding sequence ATGAGACCCCGTATCGGCGGCGACCGCCTGCTCCACGTCTACACCTGGATCCTGATCGCCTGGCTCATCCTGCCCATCGCCGTGATGATCCTGTTCGGCTTCAACGATCCCCAGGGCCGGTACAACCAGACCTGGCAGGGCTTCACGCTCAAGTGGTACGGCGAGGTCTTCGCCCTGGAAGCTCTCACCGACGCCCTGGTGGTCTCGCTGCTCATCGCGGTGGCGACCGCCCTGATCGCCGGCGCCCTGGGCACCGGCATGGGGTACGCGCTGGGCCGCTGGCGGTTCCGCGGCGCCGGCGCGCTGAACCTGCTGATGTTCGCGGCGATCGCCTCGCCCGAGCTGGTGATGGGCTCGTCGCTGCTGAGCCTGTTCGTCTCGCTGGGCGCGCCCCTGGGCCCGGTGAGCATCACCATCGCGCACGTCATGTTCTCGGTGTCGTTCGTGGCGGTGGTGGTCCGGGCCCGGGTGGTGACCCTGGACCGGTCCCTCGAGGAGGCCGCGGCCGACCTCGGGGCGAGCGGGTGGACCACGTTCTGGAAGGTGATCTTCCCGATCATCCTTCCGGCCATCCTCTCCGGCGTGATGCTGGCGTTCGCGCTCTCCATCGACGACTTCGTGATCACCAACTTCACGGCCGGCACCACGCAGACGTTCCCGCTGTGGATCTGGGGCTCCACCCGGGTCGGCCTGCCGCCGCAGGTCAACGTCATGGGCACGATGATCTTCGCGGGCGGCGTGCTGCTCGCCGTCCTGACGAACATCCGGTCCCGGCCCCGCAAAAAGGCCGCGTAG
- a CDS encoding GAF domain-containing protein, whose translation MVVVLDEAVLTDPARLRAVDRALLSLPGRSTPLDDTARLVARLLHTPMACVTLITDDEELFVGEHAIPHELSLPRRAPLPYSVCKYVVSADAVILSRDMTGETDEILSKHLLVVEFGIRAFLGVPIRDRDGRPIGSLTVLDRRPRDWTAEDTDILAAVADTIRVQDDSAFHSTLLESMEAGVVACDRSGRIVYANRSVREDLGFSTEGPLPPEFEAEAFRVLATPDHRSMSPGESPLLRALNGECVVSEDVLVHRPGHRTRIFDTSAQPILGLTGDALGAVAVAHEVTALRRVERFRNCHIAVQHVLQSAVTVAEATPEVLRAVTATLGWPAAELYLIDEATGLLQPSGHWDASGLDPDGFFGHIPIRGQGITGRVWETGRPIWMPDLSLSTDLRTVHERERVEICLRRGVRTALAVPVRDGGTLLGVLTCYAGTQEYEPDLLTVLLDGVAAQVGVFVAQRRAEELSRQLARAQADFVDLVGHELRTPLTSITANAALLAEETSGLDTDSRHMVETVARNAATLQRIADTLLDLAGLDAGHLELDVAEVDLAALLCDAVTAARHTADRLTLVTELPAEMRLPGDAERLRQVVDDLLLNAVRYSPPGEPVHVTLRADDTMADLCIADHGIGTPAGEHDRVFDRFFRGSNVRHQGTPGSGLGLSLARAIVLLHGGTIRLCDNRPTGTIVCVRLPLAGPPGA comes from the coding sequence ATGGTGGTGGTGCTGGACGAGGCGGTGCTGACGGATCCGGCCCGTCTGCGTGCGGTCGACCGCGCCCTCCTCTCGCTGCCCGGCCGGTCCACCCCGCTCGACGACACCGCCCGGCTGGTGGCCCGGCTGCTGCACACCCCGATGGCCTGCGTCACCCTGATCACCGACGACGAGGAGCTGTTCGTCGGCGAGCACGCCATCCCGCACGAGCTGAGCCTGCCCCGCCGGGCCCCGCTGCCCTACTCGGTCTGCAAGTACGTGGTCTCCGCCGACGCGGTCATCCTCAGCCGGGACATGACCGGGGAGACCGACGAGATCCTCAGCAAGCACCTGCTCGTCGTCGAGTTCGGGATCAGGGCGTTCCTCGGTGTGCCGATCCGTGACCGGGACGGCCGCCCGATCGGCTCGCTGACCGTCCTGGACCGCCGCCCGCGGGACTGGACCGCCGAGGACACCGACATCCTCGCCGCGGTCGCCGACACGATCCGGGTGCAGGACGACAGCGCCTTCCACTCCACGTTGCTGGAGAGCATGGAGGCCGGCGTGGTGGCCTGCGACCGCTCCGGCCGGATCGTCTACGCCAACCGCTCGGTGCGGGAGGACCTCGGTTTCAGCACGGAGGGACCGCTGCCGCCCGAGTTCGAGGCGGAGGCCTTCCGGGTGCTCGCCACCCCCGACCACCGGTCGATGTCGCCGGGCGAGAGCCCGCTGCTGCGCGCCCTCAACGGCGAGTGCGTCGTCTCCGAGGACGTGCTGGTCCATCGGCCCGGCCACCGGACCCGGATCTTCGACACCAGCGCGCAGCCCATCCTCGGCCTGACCGGTGACGCGCTCGGCGCGGTGGCGGTCGCCCACGAGGTCACCGCCCTGCGCCGGGTCGAGCGGTTCCGCAACTGCCACATCGCCGTGCAGCACGTGTTGCAGAGCGCCGTCACGGTGGCCGAGGCGACCCCCGAGGTGCTGCGGGCGGTCACCGCCACCCTGGGCTGGCCGGCGGCCGAGCTGTACCTGATCGACGAGGCGACCGGGCTGCTCCAGCCTTCCGGGCACTGGGACGCCTCCGGGCTGGATCCGGACGGCTTCTTCGGGCACATCCCGATCCGCGGGCAGGGCATCACCGGGCGGGTGTGGGAGACCGGACGGCCGATCTGGATGCCCGACCTGAGCCTGAGCACCGATCTGCGGACCGTCCACGAGCGTGAACGGGTGGAGATCTGTCTGCGGCGCGGCGTCCGGACCGCGCTGGCCGTGCCGGTCCGCGACGGCGGGACCCTTCTCGGCGTGCTGACCTGCTACGCCGGCACCCAGGAGTACGAGCCCGACCTGCTCACCGTGCTGCTCGACGGGGTGGCCGCGCAGGTCGGCGTCTTCGTGGCCCAGCGCCGTGCCGAGGAGCTGTCCCGCCAGCTGGCCCGGGCGCAGGCGGACTTCGTCGACCTGGTGGGGCACGAGCTGCGCACCCCGCTCACCTCGATCACCGCGAACGCCGCCCTCCTGGCCGAGGAGACGTCCGGCCTGGACACCGATTCCCGGCACATGGTGGAGACCGTCGCCCGCAACGCGGCCACCCTCCAGCGGATCGCGGACACCCTGCTCGACCTGGCCGGGCTCGACGCCGGGCACCTCGAACTGGACGTCGCCGAGGTGGACCTGGCGGCCCTGCTGTGCGACGCGGTGACCGCGGCCCGGCACACCGCCGACCGGCTCACCCTGGTCACCGAACTGCCCGCCGAGATGCGCCTGCCCGGCGACGCCGAACGGCTCCGTCAGGTCGTCGACGACCTGCTGCTCAACGCCGTCCGGTACAGCCCGCCCGGCGAGCCGGTGCACGTCACGCTGCGCGCCGACGACACGATGGCCGACCTGTGCATCGCCGACCACGGCATCGGAACCCCGGCCGGCGAGCACGACCGGGTGTTCGACCGGTTCTTCCGCGGCAGCAACGTGCGCCACCAGGGCACCCCCGGCAGCGGGCTGGGACTCAGCCTGGCCCGGGCCATCGTGCTGCTGCACGGCGGCACGATCCGGCTCTGCGACAACCGGCCGACCGGGACGATCGTGTGCGTGCGCCTGCCGCTGGCCGGGCCGCCCGGCGCCTGA
- a CDS encoding glycoside hydrolase family 3 protein: MRSRNRLVAALGGIVLAAAAATVLVRNDSGSGDAAPLYLDAGQPVESRVADLLGRMTLDDKIGQMTQAERVKVAGDPHLVTEWRLGSVLSGGGSVPDPNTPQAWVDMINSLQRAALATPLRIPLLYGIDAVHGNGNVHGSTVFPHNVGLGAGRDPQLVERVYQATAREMRATGIRWDFAPCVCVSRDERWGRAFESFGEDPALVGRLGGAAVDGLQKDGVVATVKHFAGDGDTEYGTGDSDYVIDQGVTVTSRADFDRVDLAPYVSAVTEHGVQSVMPSYSSVDWTEDGTGNPVKMHADQELITGKLKGDLGFDGFVITDWEGIHQLPSTDPDGTAEPTPSQVRAGVGAGIDMFMEPHTAPRFQEVLKAEVDAGRIGTDRIDDAVERILTVKFRLGLFENPYVTLGEVRGAEHRALAREAAARSQVLLKNSGNLLPLAADAKIYVAGRNAGDIGNQAGGWTIDWQGRNGDIIPGTTILDGIREVAPGATVTYSADAAAPIGGSDVGVVVVGETPYAEGFGDVGSTTWTRGTDEQKEPKSLTLQPADRAVVGKVCGAVAKCVVLIVSGRPQVITDQLGEIDALVASWLPGSEGGGVADVLFGKRPFTGRLPLSWPGSVKQVPVNVGDQAYEPLFPYGWGLRTMAAPDARDAAQKKAAAGQAPSGWQQKFADAQLAEESGDTAKATALLKRLAG, translated from the coding sequence ATGCGATCACGGAACCGGCTGGTGGCGGCTCTCGGGGGAATCGTGCTGGCGGCGGCCGCCGCCACCGTTCTGGTGCGGAACGACTCCGGTTCCGGCGACGCCGCTCCGCTCTACCTGGACGCCGGGCAGCCCGTCGAGAGCCGGGTCGCCGACCTGCTCGGGCGGATGACCCTGGACGACAAGATCGGCCAGATGACCCAGGCCGAGCGGGTCAAGGTGGCCGGCGACCCGCACCTGGTCACCGAGTGGCGTCTCGGCTCGGTCCTCTCCGGCGGCGGCTCGGTGCCCGACCCGAACACACCGCAGGCCTGGGTCGACATGATCAACTCGCTCCAGCGGGCGGCGCTCGCCACCCCGCTGAGGATCCCGCTCCTCTACGGCATCGACGCGGTGCACGGCAACGGCAACGTGCACGGATCCACCGTCTTCCCGCACAACGTGGGCCTCGGCGCCGGCCGCGACCCGCAACTCGTCGAACGGGTCTACCAGGCCACCGCCCGGGAGATGCGGGCCACCGGCATCCGGTGGGACTTCGCGCCGTGCGTCTGCGTCTCCCGCGACGAACGCTGGGGGCGCGCCTTCGAGAGCTTCGGCGAGGATCCCGCCCTGGTCGGGCGGCTGGGCGGCGCGGCCGTCGACGGCCTCCAGAAAGACGGTGTGGTCGCCACCGTCAAGCACTTCGCGGGCGACGGCGACACCGAGTACGGCACCGGCGACAGCGACTACGTCATCGACCAGGGCGTCACCGTCACCAGCCGCGCCGACTTCGACCGCGTCGACCTGGCGCCGTACGTCTCCGCCGTCACCGAACACGGCGTGCAGAGCGTCATGCCGTCCTACTCCAGCGTCGACTGGACCGAGGACGGCACCGGCAACCCGGTCAAGATGCACGCCGACCAGGAGCTGATCACCGGCAAGCTGAAGGGCGACCTGGGCTTCGACGGCTTCGTGATCACCGACTGGGAGGGCATCCACCAGCTGCCGTCCACCGACCCCGACGGCACCGCCGAACCCACCCCCAGCCAGGTCCGCGCCGGCGTCGGTGCCGGCATCGACATGTTCATGGAGCCGCACACCGCGCCGCGGTTCCAGGAGGTGCTCAAGGCCGAGGTGGACGCCGGGCGGATCGGCACGGACCGGATCGACGACGCGGTCGAGCGGATCCTCACCGTCAAGTTCCGGCTCGGGCTCTTCGAGAACCCGTACGTCACCCTCGGCGAGGTCCGCGGCGCCGAACACCGGGCGCTGGCCCGCGAGGCCGCCGCCCGGTCGCAGGTGCTGCTCAAGAACAGCGGGAACCTGCTGCCGCTCGCCGCCGACGCCAAGATCTACGTGGCCGGCCGCAACGCCGGCGACATCGGCAACCAGGCCGGCGGCTGGACCATCGATTGGCAGGGCCGCAACGGCGACATCATCCCCGGCACCACGATCCTCGACGGCATCCGCGAGGTCGCCCCGGGTGCGACCGTCACGTACAGCGCCGACGCCGCAGCACCCATCGGCGGCTCCGACGTCGGTGTGGTCGTGGTCGGCGAGACACCGTACGCCGAAGGTTTCGGTGACGTCGGCAGCACGACCTGGACGCGCGGCACCGACGAGCAGAAGGAGCCCAAGTCGCTCACCCTGCAACCCGCCGACCGGGCCGTGGTCGGCAAGGTCTGCGGCGCGGTCGCCAAGTGCGTCGTCCTGATCGTCTCCGGCCGCCCGCAGGTGATCACCGACCAGCTCGGCGAGATCGACGCCCTGGTGGCCTCCTGGCTGCCCGGCAGCGAGGGCGGCGGCGTCGCCGACGTCCTCTTCGGCAAGCGGCCGTTCACCGGCCGCCTGCCGTTGAGCTGGCCGGGCTCGGTGAAGCAGGTTCCGGTCAACGTCGGCGACCAGGCGTACGAGCCGCTGTTCCCCTACGGCTGGGGCCTGCGCACCATGGCGGCCCCCGACGCCCGCGACGCCGCCCAGAAGAAGGCGGCCGCCGGGCAGGCCCCGTCCGGCTGGCAGCAGAAATTCGCCGACGCCCAGCTGGCCGAGGAGTCCGGCGACACCGCGAAGGCCACCGCCCTGCTGAAGCGGCTCGCCGGCTGA
- a CDS encoding response regulator: MVALLIAEDDEDISLVLARVFKRTGMTVLRASDGWAAYETIVEQRPDVVLTDLGMPRMDGWELIDAIRAHADEGIRHIPVAILSGHLRPGDPRAASSKVCAIMLKPCPNDQLLATMDELVTIGPHDHDSANSRCPADLPVSV, from the coding sequence ATGGTCGCATTGCTGATCGCCGAGGACGACGAGGACATCTCCCTGGTTCTGGCCAGGGTGTTCAAGCGAACCGGTATGACCGTCCTGCGCGCATCGGACGGATGGGCGGCGTACGAGACGATCGTCGAACAGCGGCCGGACGTCGTTCTGACCGATCTCGGCATGCCGCGGATGGACGGCTGGGAGCTGATAGACGCCATCCGGGCGCACGCGGACGAGGGGATCCGGCACATCCCGGTGGCGATCCTGAGCGGGCACCTGCGTCCCGGCGACCCACGGGCCGCCTCCTCCAAGGTCTGCGCCATCATGCTCAAGCCCTGCCCCAACGACCAGCTGCTGGCGACCATGGACGAGCTGGTCACGATCGGGCCGCACGACCATGACTCGGCCAACTCCCGCTGCCCCGCTGACCTGCCCGTTTCGGTATGA
- a CDS encoding aspartate aminotransferase family protein: MTDRPADVDALSATARDHLWMHFTRLSTYQDNPVPVITRGDGCYVWDSTGRRYLDGLSALFVVQTGHGRQELAEAAAKQAGELAYFPIWSYAHPKAIELAGRLADLAPGDLNRVFFTTGGSEAVESAWKLARSYFKRVGKPLKTKVISRAVAYHGSSMGALSITGIPPFKQDFEPLVPSTMRVPNTNYYRRPDENMTPEQFGIWAADRIAEMIEFEGPDTVAAVYLEPVQNAGGCFPPPPGYFQRVREICDRYDVLLVSDEVICAFGRLGEYFGADRYGYQPDIITVAKGLTSGYVPLGAMIASERLAEPFLTGTNWFAHGITYGGHPVGAAVALANLDIMEREGLNRHVRDNSPLFRSYLEKLLDLPIVGDVRGDGYFFGIEMVKDKATKETFNAEESERLLRGFLSTALFDAGLYCRADDRGDPVIQLAPPLTATETQFAEIEQILRSVLTEAHNRL, from the coding sequence GTGACCGATCGACCTGCTGATGTGGACGCGCTCTCCGCGACCGCCCGTGACCACCTGTGGATGCACTTCACCCGGCTCTCCACGTACCAGGACAACCCGGTTCCGGTGATCACCCGTGGCGACGGCTGCTACGTGTGGGACTCGACCGGCCGGCGCTACCTCGACGGCCTCTCCGCGCTCTTCGTCGTCCAGACCGGCCACGGCCGCCAGGAGCTGGCCGAGGCGGCCGCCAAGCAGGCCGGTGAGCTGGCCTACTTCCCCATCTGGTCGTACGCGCACCCCAAGGCCATCGAGCTGGCCGGCCGCCTCGCCGACCTGGCCCCCGGCGACCTGAACCGGGTCTTCTTCACCACCGGCGGCTCCGAGGCCGTCGAGTCCGCGTGGAAGCTGGCCCGCTCCTACTTCAAGCGGGTCGGCAAGCCGCTGAAGACCAAGGTCATCTCCCGGGCCGTCGCCTACCACGGCAGCTCGATGGGCGCCCTGTCGATCACCGGCATCCCGCCCTTCAAACAGGACTTCGAGCCGCTGGTCCCGTCGACGATGCGCGTACCGAACACGAACTACTACCGCCGCCCCGACGAGAACATGACGCCCGAACAGTTCGGGATCTGGGCCGCCGACCGCATCGCCGAGATGATCGAGTTCGAGGGCCCGGACACGGTCGCCGCCGTCTACCTCGAACCGGTGCAGAACGCCGGCGGCTGCTTCCCGCCGCCGCCCGGCTACTTCCAGCGGGTCCGCGAGATCTGCGACCGCTACGACGTGCTGCTCGTCTCCGACGAGGTGATCTGCGCCTTCGGCCGCCTCGGCGAGTACTTCGGCGCCGACCGCTACGGCTACCAGCCCGACATCATCACCGTCGCCAAGGGCCTGACCTCCGGCTACGTCCCGCTCGGCGCGATGATCGCCTCCGAGCGCCTGGCCGAGCCGTTCCTCACCGGCACCAACTGGTTCGCCCACGGCATCACCTACGGCGGCCACCCGGTCGGTGCCGCGGTCGCGCTGGCCAACCTCGACATCATGGAGCGGGAGGGCCTCAACCGGCACGTCCGCGACAACAGCCCGCTCTTCCGTTCGTACCTGGAGAAGCTCCTCGACCTGCCGATCGTCGGCGACGTCCGCGGCGACGGCTACTTCTTCGGCATCGAAATGGTCAAGGACAAGGCCACCAAGGAGACCTTCAACGCCGAGGAGTCCGAGCGCCTGCTCCGCGGCTTCCTGTCGACCGCCCTCTTCGACGCCGGCCTCTACTGCCGCGCCGACGACCGCGGCGACCCGGTCATCCAGCTCGCCCCGCCGCTGACCGCGACGGAGACCCAGTTCGCCGAGATCGAGCAGATCCTCCGCTCCGTGCTCACCGAGGCCCACAACCGCCTCTGA